One window of the Magnolia sinica isolate HGM2019 chromosome 19, MsV1, whole genome shotgun sequence genome contains the following:
- the LOC131235309 gene encoding uncharacterized protein LOC131235309 — translation MGNYISCTLSPISTKNSKGLKVILPSSEIRQFDQPTNAAELMLETPNHFLVNSESLHIGRRFSALAADEDLEMGHVYIMFPMRRVNSVITPSDMTGLFMAANSAMRRSSGWKARILPDSSGSPQTSNVETQKNWVENQGPRLNLEEIEDNSIVEFKARLSMCRSKRPTLETITEETVISSR, via the coding sequence atggGAAACTACATCTCTTGCACCCTCTCCCCTATCTCTACCAAGAACTCCAAAGGCCTGAAAGTAATACTCCCAAGCAGCGAAATCCGGCAATTTGATCAGCCCACCAACGCCGCCGAGCTCATGCTAGAGACCCCAAACCACTTCCTGGTCAACTCGGAGTCGCTGCACATCGGACGGAGGTTCTCAGCCCTTGCCGCCGACGAGGACCTGGAGATGGGCCACGTCTACATCATGTTCCCCATGCGAAGGGTCAATTCTGTAATTACACCTTCCGACATGACCGGGTTGTTTATGGCGGCTAATTCGGCCATGAGGCGGTCCTCTGGATGGAAGGCTAGGATCTTGCCCGACTCAAGTGGGTCCCCACAAACCTCGAATGTTGAGACCCAGAAAAATTGGGTGGAAAATCAAGGGCCAAGATTAAATTTGGAGGAGATTGAGGATAATAGTATTGTTGAATTTAAGGCAAGGTTGAGCATGTGTAGATCAAAGAGGCCTACGTTAGAGACCATAACTGAAGAAACCGTTATCAGTTCTAGATGA